In a genomic window of Salegentibacter salegens:
- the uxaC gene encoding glucuronate isomerase has protein sequence MDNSLFITNNFLLENHYSRELYNKFSKDHPIIDYHNHLSPKDIAQDRKYSNITELWLAGDHAKYRAMRCYGISEDYITGQASDKEKFLTWAKTVPKTIRNPIYHWTHLELKRYFGIEKLLNQKTAEDIYEEVNYQLQKPENSCQGFLNKSNVESLCTTEDPLDDLKYHKQHVSSNSKVKVSTSFRPDKAISIESESYLTYINKLSDTSNIEISTYYDLQDALRKRVEYFHANGCRLSDHGLTYMPFEISSDSNIDKIFRDKLKGKILSGNDIDKFKTAILLYLAEIYHEFGWVQQFHLGAQRNNNSRMFKKLGPDSGWDSIGDFKHSRALSFFLNALDKENKLSKTLLYNLNPSDNAVFASMVGNFNDGSVKGKIQYGSAWWFLDQKEGIINQLNTLSNMGLLSCFVGMLTDSRSFLSMSRHEYFRRILCNLLGNEMVSGDLPKDLDLIGETISEISYFNAKEYFDL, from the coding sequence ATGGATAATTCATTATTTATAACAAATAATTTTTTGCTGGAGAATCATTATTCTCGAGAACTTTATAATAAATTTTCCAAAGATCATCCAATAATTGATTATCACAATCATTTGTCTCCAAAAGATATTGCCCAGGATAGGAAATATTCTAATATAACTGAACTCTGGTTGGCAGGTGATCATGCCAAATATCGAGCAATGAGATGTTATGGTATTTCAGAGGATTATATTACGGGCCAAGCAAGTGATAAGGAAAAGTTTCTTACTTGGGCTAAGACTGTTCCCAAAACAATAAGAAATCCCATATATCATTGGACGCACTTAGAGTTAAAACGCTATTTTGGAATAGAAAAGCTTTTGAATCAAAAAACTGCTGAGGATATTTATGAAGAAGTTAATTATCAACTACAAAAACCAGAGAATTCTTGTCAAGGATTTTTAAATAAATCGAATGTAGAGTCCCTTTGCACAACTGAAGATCCCTTGGACGATTTGAAATATCATAAACAGCACGTAAGCAGCAATTCGAAAGTTAAAGTAAGTACCTCTTTTCGTCCAGACAAGGCAATATCAATTGAATCCGAAAGCTATTTGACTTATATAAATAAATTATCCGACACTTCAAATATTGAAATTAGTACTTATTATGATCTTCAGGATGCTTTACGCAAGCGAGTAGAATATTTTCACGCAAATGGCTGTCGGTTAAGTGATCATGGATTGACTTATATGCCCTTTGAGATATCTAGTGATTCTAATATTGATAAAATATTTAGGGACAAACTTAAGGGTAAAATTCTTTCAGGTAATGATATAGATAAATTTAAAACGGCCATCCTATTATATTTGGCGGAGATCTATCACGAGTTCGGTTGGGTACAACAGTTTCATTTAGGTGCACAGCGTAATAACAATTCTAGAATGTTTAAAAAATTAGGGCCAGATTCAGGTTGGGATTCTATTGGCGATTTTAAACATAGTAGGGCTCTTTCCTTTTTTCTGAATGCTCTTGATAAAGAAAATAAACTTTCTAAGACTTTACTTTATAATTTAAACCCATCGGATAATGCGGTGTTTGCGAGTATGGTAGGGAATTTTAATGATGGAAGTGTGAAGGGGAAGATCCAGTATGGCTCTGCTTGGTGGTTCTTGGATCAAAAGGAAGGTATTATTAATCAACTCAACACACTTTCTAATATGGGTCTTTTGAGCTGTTTTGTAGGAATGCTTACGGATTCCCGTAGCTTTTTATCCATGAGTAGACATGAATATTTCAGAAGAATTTTGTGTAATCTTTTGGGAAATGAAATGGTTTCAGGGGACTTACCCAAGGATTTAGATTTAATAGGTGAAACCATCTCTGAGATTAGTTATTTTAATGCTAAAGAATATTTTGATCTATAA